Within the Wolbachia pipientis genome, the region TGGCTCAATCATAATTTTTCCTGAAAAGGTGATTAAATTGAAAGAAAGTGACATAAATAGCAAAGAACATTTTGAATCTTTTTTAACAGAGGAAATAGAAATTTTGATAATAGGTACTGGTAAAACATGCAATATACTAAGTTCTTCAGTGAAGTCCTATCTTATGGAACAAAAAGGTTTAAATTTTGAATTTATGACAACCGGTGCAGCATGCAGAACCCATAACGTTTTAATATCCGAAGATAGATTTGTTGTCAGTTATCTAATAGCCATATAGCATGCTTACCCAGGACTTTTTCATCAATAG harbors:
- a CDS encoding Mth938-like domain-containing protein, producing MPLISENKNLINGYRKGKFLVNNREYYGSIIIFPEKVIKLKESDINSKEHFESFLTEEIEILIIGTGKTCNILSSSVKSYLMEQKGLNFEFMTTGAACRTHNVLISEDRFVVSYLIAI